The genomic DNA CGTACGACCTCGACACTGACGAGCACACCGAAATCCGCGGCCGGGACCTCGTCTCCGGGCTGCCGAAGACCGTCGTCATCTCCGCGGCCGAAGTGCGCAAGGCCATCGAGGAACCGGTCAACGCGATCGTGGACGCGGTCAAGACGACTCTCGACAAGTGTCCGCCGGAGCTGTCCGGCGACGTCATGGACCGCGGAATCGTTCTGACCGGCGGCGGAGCCCTGCTGCGCGGCCTCGACGAGCGGCTGCGCCGCGAGACCGGCATGCCGATCCACATCGCAGAGGACCCCCTGGACAGCGTGGCGCTCGGCTCCGGCAAGTGTGTCGAGGAGTTCGAGGCGCTCCAGCAGGTCCTGGACGCCCAGCCGCGCAGATGACGTAACTCTTCGATTCCGCCGTACGAGACGCTCCCTTCTCGTACGGCGGATCGTTGATATTGAGGCTTAAGCTCCCCCATGACACCCGTTGGTCCGCCCTCCGGGGTACTTCTGGGTGAGCCATACACGAATTCCGACGAGGAAGGCACGGCCGCCGCACGTGAGGGACACACGAGAGAGCCGGCTGCTCCTGGTGCTGCTGGTCGCCATCGCGTTCGCGCTGATCACGGTGGACATCCGTGGCGGGCAGGACTCACCGGTCGACGGTGCCCGCCAGGCCGCCGCCACGGTCTTCGGCCCGATCGAGAACGGGGTGTCGTCGGCGGTCGACCCCGTCGGCAACGCGGTCGCGGCCGTACGCGACTCCGGCAGCCGGCACGACCGCATCGCCCAACTCGAGCACGACAACGCGGCCCTGAAGGCGAAGCTCGGCAGCGACGACCGCAACCGCAGCCGCCTCAAGCAGCTCAACAAGATGATCAGGGTGGCGGGCGAGGGCCAGTACGGGATCAAGGGCGCCGAGGTCATCGGGATAGGAGCGGCCCAGGGCTTCTCCTGGACCGTCACCATCGACGTCGGCGCGAACGACGGCATCAAGCGCGACATGACCGTCCTCAACGGGGATGGTCTCGTCGGCCGGGTCACCACGGTCGGCCCGAACGCCGCCACCGTGCTGCTCGCCAACGACCCCGACTTCACGGTCGGCACGCGCATGGAGTCCAGCGACGAACTCGGCTTCGCCTCCGGACAGGGCGACCGCCCGCTGCGCGTGCAACTGCTCAACGGCAAGGCCAAGGTGGTGAAGGGCGACCGTCTGGTCACCTTCGGCTCGCAGGCGGACCGGCCGTTCGTGCCCGGTGTACCGGTCGGCGTGGTCTCCCGGGTCGATCCCTCCGGCGGCGACCTGACCCGCACGGTCTACGTCACGCCGTATGTCTCGTTCACGAAGCTCGACATCGTCGGCGTGGTCGTCGCGGCGCCCAAGAAGGACCCGCGCGACGAGGTGCTGCCTCCCAAGCCCAGACCGACGCCCACGCCGACCGTGACCGTGACGGTCACCCCCTCCGCGAACGCGTCCGCCGACGGCCAGCAGCAACAGCAGTAGGAGCTGAACCCCCATGCGCTTCAACCGGATGCTGCTCTCCACCGCCCT from Streptomyces avermitilis MA-4680 = NBRC 14893 includes the following:
- the mreC gene encoding rod shape-determining protein MreC — protein: MRDTRESRLLLVLLVAIAFALITVDIRGGQDSPVDGARQAAATVFGPIENGVSSAVDPVGNAVAAVRDSGSRHDRIAQLEHDNAALKAKLGSDDRNRSRLKQLNKMIRVAGEGQYGIKGAEVIGIGAAQGFSWTVTIDVGANDGIKRDMTVLNGDGLVGRVTTVGPNAATVLLANDPDFTVGTRMESSDELGFASGQGDRPLRVQLLNGKAKVVKGDRLVTFGSQADRPFVPGVPVGVVSRVDPSGGDLTRTVYVTPYVSFTKLDIVGVVVAAPKKDPRDEVLPPKPRPTPTPTVTVTVTPSANASADGQQQQQ